Proteins encoded within one genomic window of Variovorax sp. OAS795:
- a CDS encoding ABC transporter ATP-binding protein, protein MSDYALELLSISCTFHSKDDPGQRYTAVADTTLRVRAGEFVSVVGPTGCGKSTLLNVGAGLLEPSSGAIKVFGQPLAGVNARAGYMFQTEALMPWRSAIDNVMVGLQYRGVPEAQARDQAEAWLSRVGLSGFGDRYPHQLSGGMRKRVALAQTLVLDPDIILMDEPFSALDVQTRQLMENEVLALWSAKKKAVLFITHDLDEAIAMSDRVVVLSAGPATHPIGEFAIDLARPRDVAEVRTQPRFVELHTQIWEVLRDEVLKGYAQQLRKAA, encoded by the coding sequence ATGTCCGACTACGCACTCGAACTTCTCTCCATCAGCTGCACCTTCCATTCGAAGGACGATCCGGGCCAGCGCTACACCGCGGTGGCCGACACCACGCTGCGCGTGCGCGCGGGGGAGTTCGTTTCGGTGGTCGGGCCCACGGGATGCGGCAAGTCCACCTTGCTGAATGTCGGCGCCGGGCTGCTCGAGCCTTCGTCGGGCGCCATCAAGGTCTTTGGCCAGCCGCTGGCGGGCGTCAATGCGCGCGCGGGCTACATGTTCCAGACCGAGGCCCTGATGCCGTGGCGCAGCGCCATCGACAACGTGATGGTGGGGCTGCAATACCGCGGCGTGCCGGAGGCCCAGGCGCGGGATCAGGCCGAGGCCTGGCTTTCGCGCGTGGGCCTTTCGGGCTTCGGCGACCGCTATCCGCACCAGCTGTCGGGGGGCATGCGCAAGCGCGTGGCGTTGGCGCAGACGCTGGTGCTCGATCCCGACATCATCCTCATGGACGAACCATTCAGCGCGCTCGACGTCCAGACGCGGCAGCTGATGGAGAACGAGGTGCTCGCGCTGTGGAGCGCAAAGAAAAAAGCAGTGCTCTTCATCACGCATGACCTGGACGAGGCCATTGCGATGAGCGACCGCGTGGTCGTGCTTTCGGCCGGACCGGCCACACATCCGATCGGCGAGTTCGCCATCGACCTGGCGCGCCCGCGCGACGTGGCCGAGGTGCGCACGCAACCGCGCTTCGTCGAGCTGCATACGCAGATCTGGGAAGTGCTGCGCGACGAAGTGCTCAAGGGCTACGCGCAGCAGCTCCGCAAGGCCGCATGA
- a CDS encoding ABC transporter substrate-binding protein, giving the protein MFPRRTLLTASAVAAATIALPRVFAQAKLEKTRISVAVGGKAAFYYLPLTISEQLGYFKAEGLDVEISDFAGGARALQAVVGGSADVCSGAYEHTINLQAKNQFFQAFVLQGRAPQIAVGVSTKNMPGYAGIPDLKGKKIGVSAPGSSTNMVANLVLSRGGLKASDVSYIGVGVAAGALTALRSGQIDAISNTDPVMTMLEQKGDVKIISDTRTLKGTQQVFGGPMPAACLYAPIDFIQKNPNTCQALANAIVRGLKWLQTAGPGDIIKTVPETYLLGDRALYLASFDKVRESIATDGLVPAEGPRTALTAISSFDTAVKPEKIDLMKTYTNDFARRAKDRFKA; this is encoded by the coding sequence ATGTTCCCTCGCAGAACCCTCCTTACCGCCTCCGCAGTCGCTGCCGCAACGATCGCGCTGCCACGGGTCTTTGCGCAAGCCAAACTCGAGAAGACCAGGATTTCCGTCGCCGTCGGCGGCAAGGCCGCCTTCTACTACCTGCCTCTCACCATCTCCGAACAGCTCGGCTACTTCAAGGCCGAAGGCCTCGATGTCGAGATCTCCGACTTCGCCGGCGGCGCACGCGCACTGCAGGCCGTGGTCGGCGGCTCGGCGGACGTGTGCTCCGGCGCCTACGAGCACACGATCAACCTGCAGGCCAAGAACCAGTTCTTCCAGGCGTTCGTGCTGCAGGGGCGTGCACCGCAGATCGCGGTGGGCGTATCGACCAAGAACATGCCGGGCTACGCCGGCATCCCGGACCTCAAGGGCAAGAAGATCGGCGTCTCGGCACCGGGCTCCTCGACCAACATGGTGGCCAACCTGGTGTTGTCGCGCGGCGGGCTCAAGGCCAGCGACGTGAGCTACATCGGCGTTGGCGTGGCCGCCGGCGCGCTCACTGCGCTGCGCTCGGGCCAGATCGACGCCATCAGCAACACCGACCCGGTGATGACCATGCTGGAGCAGAAGGGCGACGTGAAGATCATCAGCGACACGCGCACGCTCAAGGGCACGCAGCAGGTGTTCGGTGGTCCGATGCCCGCGGCCTGCCTCTATGCGCCCATCGACTTCATCCAGAAGAACCCCAACACCTGCCAGGCACTTGCCAACGCCATCGTCCGCGGCCTCAAGTGGCTGCAGACGGCAGGCCCCGGCGACATCATCAAGACGGTGCCCGAAACCTACCTGCTCGGCGACCGCGCGCTGTACCTCGCATCCTTCGACAAGGTGCGCGAGTCGATCGCCACCGACGGCCTCGTGCCGGCCGAAGGGCCCAGGACCGCGCTCACGGCGATCTCGAGTTTCGACACCGCCGTGAAGCCCGAGAAGATCGATCTCATGAAAACCTACACCAACGATTTTGCTAGGCGCGCGAAAGACAGGTTCAAAGCCTGA
- a CDS encoding methyltransferase domain-containing protein: protein MDTVTAAPAFNAAAFKTTTRAQWQAAAEAWHRWGPFLGRWLGDATETMFDMACIGPGSRVLDVAAGAGEQSIGAARRAGAGGRVLATDIAPALLERAAADAGAAGLSNLETLELDGEALDTLPAGSFDAAISRVGLIYFPDQQRALAGMRRALRPGGRVSAVVYSTPERNAFFSIPVKIIRERARLPAPLPGQPGPFSLGAEGALEAAFSKAGLRDIEVRRVPSPVRLASAAECVRFERESFGALHQMMVGLDEAERAETWKAIEEALRQFEGSEGFVGPCEMLVGAGST, encoded by the coding sequence ATGGACACCGTTACAGCCGCGCCGGCATTCAACGCCGCCGCCTTCAAGACCACCACCCGCGCGCAGTGGCAGGCTGCCGCCGAGGCCTGGCATCGCTGGGGCCCGTTTCTCGGCCGCTGGCTGGGCGACGCGACGGAAACGATGTTCGACATGGCATGCATCGGGCCCGGCTCCCGGGTGCTGGACGTCGCGGCCGGTGCGGGCGAGCAGTCGATCGGCGCCGCGCGGCGCGCAGGCGCCGGTGGCCGCGTGCTCGCTACCGACATCGCGCCGGCCTTGCTCGAACGCGCGGCTGCGGATGCCGGGGCCGCGGGGCTGTCGAACCTCGAAACCCTCGAACTCGATGGCGAGGCGCTCGATACGCTGCCGGCCGGAAGCTTCGATGCGGCGATCAGCCGCGTGGGCCTGATCTATTTTCCCGACCAGCAGCGCGCGCTTGCCGGCATGCGGCGGGCCTTGCGGCCGGGCGGGCGGGTGTCGGCAGTCGTCTACTCGACCCCTGAGCGCAATGCATTTTTCTCGATCCCGGTGAAGATCATCCGCGAGCGTGCGCGGCTTCCCGCGCCGCTGCCCGGGCAGCCCGGGCCGTTTTCGCTCGGTGCCGAAGGCGCGCTGGAGGCCGCGTTCAGCAAGGCCGGCTTGCGCGACATCGAGGTACGCCGGGTGCCGTCGCCGGTGCGGCTGGCGAGCGCAGCCGAATGCGTTCGCTTCGAACGCGAATCCTTCGGGGCGCTGCACCAGATGATGGTAGGTCTCGACGAGGCCGAGCGCGCCGAAACCTGGAAGGCCATTGAAGAGGCGCTGCGCCAGTTCGAAGGCAGCGAAGGCTTCGTTGGGCCGTGCGAGATGCTGGTCGGCGCGGGAAGCACGTGA
- the recR gene encoding recombination mediator RecR, protein MADASSLDALVDALRRLPGVGVKSASRMAFHLLQHDREGAQLLSRALQQAAGNVRHCERCNTFTEAPVCNVCLDARRDASKLCVVETPADQAALERTGAFRGYYFVLMGKLSPLDGIGPKDIGLQKLFDRALDGAVSEVILATNFTAEGEATAHVIGEALRQRGLNVTRLARGVPAGSELEYVDLGTIAHALVDRR, encoded by the coding sequence ATGGCCGACGCCAGTTCGCTCGACGCGTTGGTCGATGCATTGCGCCGCCTGCCGGGAGTCGGGGTCAAGTCGGCCTCGCGCATGGCGTTTCATCTGCTGCAGCACGACCGTGAAGGTGCCCAGCTGCTGTCTCGCGCACTGCAGCAGGCCGCGGGCAACGTGCGCCATTGCGAGCGCTGCAACACCTTCACCGAGGCGCCGGTCTGCAACGTGTGCCTCGATGCGCGCCGCGACGCGAGCAAGCTTTGCGTGGTCGAGACCCCGGCCGACCAGGCCGCGCTCGAACGCACGGGTGCTTTCCGTGGGTACTACTTCGTGCTGATGGGCAAGCTCAGTCCGCTCGACGGCATCGGGCCCAAGGACATCGGCCTGCAGAAGCTCTTCGACCGCGCGCTCGACGGCGCGGTGAGCGAGGTCATCCTGGCCACCAATTTCACGGCCGAGGGCGAGGCCACCGCGCACGTGATCGGCGAGGCGCTCAGGCAGCGTGGCCTCAACGTGACGCGCCTTGCGCGCGGCGTGCCGGCCGGCAGCGAGCTCGAATACGTGGACCTCGGCACCATTGCGCACGCACTGGTCGACCGCCGCTGA
- the dnaX gene encoding DNA polymerase III subunit gamma/tau has protein sequence MSYLVLARKFRPKTFGEMVGQGHVVQALENALTTQRLHHAYLFTGTRGVGKTTVSRILAKSLNCQGPDGQGGITATPCGVCQACKDIDSGRFVDYTELDAASNRGVDEVQSLLEQSVYKPVQGRFKVFMIDEVHMLTNTAFNAMLKTLEEPPEYLKFVLATTDPQKVPVTVLSRCLQFNLRPMAPETVLEHLTSVLQTENVPAEPQALRLLARAARGSMRDALSLTDQAIAFGNGELLETGVRQMLGSVDRGHVFKLVEALAEGDGRTVVDTSEALRRDGMSAASTLEEMTAVLQAMAVLQAVPSRAESADSATDPDAADTARLAALMPADETQLLYSLCLHGRAELGLAPDEYAALTMVLLRLLAFKPSDAAASRASPEKKTLNEAPKASSAAPAVAPVRPAELAVAPVPAAAPGVRSAVSAPAGQRLAVVSEPVRQSEGRPPALPEVPPWEEAGAKVLAVPMRVQPPPSQRDVPRPDEQRGPAPPIPPSEDGDFWHATVTQMIAAESISALARELALQSQLVARDVDQWILRVERELLNQPSAREKLTDALAALGHGVKLAIEIGGVVDSPARRNKQAADERQRVAEEAIRSDPEVQMLMREFDAKIVPGTLKPA, from the coding sequence ATGTCTTATCTCGTGCTCGCTCGCAAGTTCCGTCCGAAAACCTTCGGTGAGATGGTCGGCCAGGGGCACGTGGTGCAGGCGCTGGAGAACGCGTTGACCACGCAGCGCCTGCATCACGCGTATCTTTTCACCGGCACGCGGGGCGTGGGCAAGACCACGGTGTCGCGCATCCTGGCCAAGTCGCTGAATTGCCAGGGCCCGGACGGGCAGGGCGGCATCACGGCCACGCCTTGCGGGGTGTGCCAGGCCTGCAAGGACATCGATTCGGGCCGCTTCGTCGACTACACGGAGCTGGACGCGGCGTCCAACCGCGGGGTGGACGAGGTGCAGTCGCTGCTCGAGCAGTCGGTGTACAAGCCGGTGCAGGGGCGCTTCAAGGTCTTCATGATCGACGAAGTGCACATGCTCACCAACACCGCTTTCAACGCGATGCTGAAGACGCTCGAGGAGCCGCCGGAGTACCTCAAGTTCGTCCTCGCCACCACCGATCCCCAGAAGGTGCCGGTCACGGTGCTGTCGCGTTGCCTGCAATTCAACCTGCGGCCGATGGCGCCTGAAACGGTGCTCGAGCACCTGACCAGCGTGCTGCAGACCGAAAACGTGCCGGCCGAGCCGCAGGCGCTGCGTCTCCTGGCCCGCGCCGCGCGCGGCTCGATGCGCGACGCGCTGTCACTCACCGACCAGGCAATCGCCTTCGGCAACGGCGAATTGCTCGAGACCGGCGTGCGCCAGATGCTCGGGAGCGTGGACCGCGGCCATGTGTTCAAGCTCGTCGAGGCGCTCGCGGAGGGCGACGGCAGGACGGTGGTCGACACGTCCGAGGCGCTTCGCCGCGACGGCATGTCCGCTGCCTCCACGCTCGAAGAAATGACCGCCGTGCTGCAGGCCATGGCGGTGCTGCAAGCAGTGCCTTCGCGCGCCGAGTCGGCGGATTCGGCCACCGACCCCGATGCCGCCGACACGGCACGGCTTGCGGCGCTGATGCCGGCGGACGAGACGCAATTGCTCTACAGCCTGTGCCTGCATGGCCGCGCAGAGCTGGGTCTCGCGCCCGACGAATACGCGGCGCTCACGATGGTGCTGCTGCGGCTCCTGGCCTTCAAGCCTTCCGACGCGGCCGCTTCCCGGGCGTCCCCGGAAAAAAAAACTCTGAATGAAGCCCCGAAGGCGTCTTCGGCCGCCCCAGCCGTAGCGCCGGTGCGGCCCGCAGAACTTGCCGTGGCACCGGTTCCCGCCGCCGCGCCGGGGGTGCGGTCCGCCGTTTCCGCACCGGCGGGCCAGCGTCTTGCCGTGGTGAGCGAACCGGTCCGGCAAAGCGAGGGTAGGCCGCCGGCTTTGCCAGAGGTTCCGCCATGGGAGGAAGCAGGCGCCAAGGTGCTCGCCGTCCCGATGCGGGTGCAGCCGCCGCCGAGCCAGCGCGACGTGCCGCGCCCCGACGAACAGCGGGGGCCCGCGCCGCCGATTCCGCCCAGCGAAGATGGCGACTTCTGGCACGCCACGGTCACGCAGATGATCGCGGCCGAGAGCATCAGCGCCTTGGCGCGCGAGCTGGCGTTGCAGTCGCAGCTGGTCGCACGCGACGTCGACCAGTGGATACTTCGGGTGGAGCGCGAGCTGCTCAACCAGCCTTCGGCCCGCGAGAAGCTCACCGATGCGCTGGCCGCGCTGGGCCATGGCGTGAAGCTTGCCATCGAGATCGGCGGCGTGGTCGACAGCCCCGCGCGCCGCAACAAGCAGGCCGCCGACGAGCGCCAGCGCGTGGCCGAGGAGGCCATCCGCAGCGATCCCGAAGTGCAGATGCTGATGCGCGAATTCGATGCGAAGATCGTGCCCGGAACGCTCAAGCCGGCCTGA
- a CDS encoding MAPEG family protein has protein sequence MTFSLLTFAYWCVFIACGLPYFAAWIAKLGSFGPRDNTHPRDWAARQNGWRARANSAQANSFEGLPFFIGAVIIAHQLGANQARLDMLAGAYVVLRMAYIAAYIKGTGGLRSAIWALGFLVNIAILFLAR, from the coding sequence ATGACTTTCTCACTGCTCACCTTTGCCTACTGGTGCGTGTTCATTGCCTGCGGCCTGCCGTATTTCGCGGCGTGGATCGCCAAGCTCGGCAGCTTCGGCCCGCGCGACAACACGCATCCGCGCGACTGGGCCGCACGTCAGAACGGCTGGCGTGCGCGCGCCAACAGCGCGCAGGCCAACAGCTTCGAAGGCCTGCCGTTCTTCATCGGCGCGGTGATCATCGCGCACCAGCTGGGCGCCAATCAGGCGCGGCTCGACATGCTGGCGGGGGCCTATGTCGTATTGCGCATGGCCTACATCGCGGCCTACATCAAGGGCACCGGCGGCCTGCGAAGCGCCATCTGGGCGCTCGGATTCCTGGTCAACATCGCCATTCTTTTTCTCGCGCGATAA
- the rnhA gene encoding ribonuclease HI — MNEVVIYTDGACKGNPGPGGWGAWLKSGTTEKELFGGELATTNNRMELTAVIEGLAALKRPCKVILYLDSQYVRMGITEWIRGWKAKGWRTSTKQPVKNVELWQKLDKLVAEGGHVIEWRWVKGHSGDPGNERADMLANKGVDKALGRL; from the coding sequence TTGAACGAAGTCGTGATCTACACCGATGGCGCATGCAAGGGCAATCCCGGTCCCGGCGGCTGGGGCGCCTGGCTCAAGTCGGGCACTACCGAGAAGGAACTGTTCGGCGGCGAGCTGGCCACCACCAACAACCGCATGGAACTCACGGCCGTGATCGAGGGCCTGGCTGCGCTCAAGCGGCCCTGCAAGGTCATTCTCTACCTTGACAGCCAGTACGTGCGCATGGGCATCACCGAGTGGATCCGAGGCTGGAAAGCCAAGGGCTGGCGCACCTCGACCAAGCAGCCCGTGAAGAACGTCGAACTCTGGCAGAAACTCGACAAGCTGGTGGCCGAGGGCGGCCATGTCATCGAATGGCGCTGGGTCAAGGGCCATTCGGGCGACCCCGGCAACGAACGCGCGGACATGCTCGCCAACAAAGGCGTGGACAAGGCCCTGGGCCGGCTCTGA
- a CDS encoding transglycosylase SLT domain-containing protein, producing the protein MKFIAAVCLAGSLLLAGCAGTTTPSSSSSSPQTAATAGGTGSKASSSAAPVYPGGTLTPITSSEARSQSVVTLAPPTDMWDRIRRGFKMPNLESDLVRDREQWYASRPDYIQRMTERSNKYIFHIVEELERRNMPTELALLPYIESAFNPQAISSARAAGMWQFMPATGTDFDLKQNIFRDDRRDVLASTRAALDYLQKLYGMFGDWQLALAAYNWGEGSVSRAIAKNQRLGLPTTYSDLSMPAETRLYVPKLQAVKNIVANPQAFNTDLPLIANHPYFQTVTLTRDLDVELAAKLADVRLEDFRALNPAAHKPVLLAAGTPQILLPWDNAAVFQRNFDAYSQGQYASWTAWVVPNTMTVADAAQRSGMSETDLRALNSIPPRMLIKAGSTLIVPRGARVKEDVTALVADSGHLSFQPEIVNRRTTVKAGRNDSVASIAHRYKLKPDSVAEWNDVKLNHSFKRGYSVVVYLPVRAAPQARVGSGAAPAHAAVAVVGKRGGGPVKAVAARGGNIVKTPAGKQQQVVREKRGGTPSKKKR; encoded by the coding sequence ATGAAATTTATCGCTGCTGTCTGCCTTGCAGGCTCACTGTTGCTCGCGGGCTGCGCGGGCACCACCACGCCGTCTTCCTCTTCCTCCTCCCCGCAAACAGCCGCCACTGCCGGCGGCACCGGCTCCAAGGCTTCGAGCAGCGCCGCGCCGGTCTACCCGGGCGGGACCCTCACCCCCATCACCAGCAGCGAAGCCCGTTCGCAAAGCGTCGTCACGCTCGCACCGCCCACCGACATGTGGGATCGCATCCGCCGCGGCTTCAAGATGCCCAACCTCGAGAGCGACCTGGTTCGCGACCGCGAGCAGTGGTATGCCAGCCGGCCCGACTACATCCAGCGCATGACCGAGCGCTCGAACAAGTACATCTTCCACATCGTCGAGGAACTCGAGCGGCGCAACATGCCGACCGAGCTCGCGCTGCTGCCCTACATCGAGAGCGCATTCAACCCGCAGGCCATCTCCAGCGCGCGTGCCGCGGGCATGTGGCAGTTCATGCCGGCCACCGGCACCGACTTCGACCTGAAGCAGAACATCTTCCGCGACGACCGGCGCGATGTGCTGGCCTCGACCCGCGCCGCGCTCGACTACCTGCAAAAGCTCTACGGCATGTTCGGCGACTGGCAGCTTGCGCTCGCGGCCTACAACTGGGGCGAAGGCAGCGTGAGCCGCGCCATCGCCAAGAACCAGCGCCTGGGCCTGCCCACCACCTACAGCGACCTTTCCATGCCGGCGGAAACGCGGCTCTACGTGCCCAAGCTGCAGGCCGTGAAGAACATCGTCGCCAATCCGCAGGCGTTCAACACCGACCTGCCGCTGATTGCCAACCACCCGTACTTCCAGACCGTGACGCTCACGCGCGACCTCGACGTCGAGCTGGCCGCCAAGCTGGCCGACGTGCGGCTCGAAGATTTCCGCGCCCTCAACCCCGCCGCGCACAAGCCTGTGCTGCTGGCCGCCGGCACGCCGCAGATCCTGCTGCCGTGGGACAACGCGGCCGTGTTCCAGCGCAACTTCGACGCCTACTCCCAAGGCCAGTACGCCAGCTGGACGGCCTGGGTCGTTCCCAACACCATGACGGTGGCCGACGCGGCCCAGCGCTCGGGCATGAGCGAGACCGACCTGCGCGCGCTCAACAGCATTCCGCCGCGCATGCTCATCAAGGCCGGCTCCACGCTCATCGTGCCGCGCGGCGCGCGCGTCAAGGAAGACGTGACGGCCCTCGTGGCCGACAGCGGCCACCTGAGCTTCCAGCCCGAGATCGTCAATCGCCGCACCACCGTCAAGGCAGGCCGCAATGACAGCGTCGCGAGCATTGCGCACCGCTACAAGCTCAAGCCCGACAGCGTGGCCGAATGGAACGACGTCAAGCTCAACCACTCGTTCAAGCGCGGCTACAGCGTGGTGGTGTACCTGCCGGTTCGTGCGGCACCCCAGGCTCGCGTGGGCTCGGGCGCAGCGCCGGCACACGCGGCCGTTGCCGTGGTCGGCAAGCGTGGCGGCGGTCCGGTGAAAGCCGTGGCTGCGCGTGGCGGCAACATCGTGAAGACGCCGGCCGGCAAGCAGCAGCAGGTGGTGCGCGAAAAGCGCGGCGGCACGCCGTCCAAGAAGAAGCGCTGA
- a CDS encoding methyltransferase domain-containing protein, producing MSGQIIGLQDWFATPPGRYLLAWEQAQFDQAVADIFGYHALQLGAAGVDGLRTNRMPHRWLALPESGQAGDAALFTDFAALPFSANSLDLVVLPHALELSHDPHATLREVERVLVPEGRVVICGLNPASLWGMRQRRAHLYRRLGFGELFLPEGGEFIGYWRMRDWLRLLSFEVESGRFGVYRPAVRSEAWLERCRWMDAAGERWWPIFGAVYFVVAVKRVRGMRLLSADWRRAAARATAPVSIAGKMHKADRTD from the coding sequence ATGAGCGGTCAAATTATAGGTTTGCAGGATTGGTTCGCGACCCCCCCCGGACGGTACCTCCTGGCGTGGGAGCAGGCCCAGTTCGACCAGGCGGTGGCGGACATCTTCGGCTATCACGCGCTGCAGCTCGGCGCGGCCGGGGTCGACGGCTTGCGCACCAACCGCATGCCGCACCGGTGGCTTGCACTGCCCGAGTCCGGCCAGGCCGGCGACGCCGCCCTGTTCACCGATTTTGCGGCGCTGCCGTTCTCGGCCAACAGCCTCGACCTGGTGGTGCTGCCGCACGCGCTGGAACTCAGCCATGACCCGCACGCCACCCTGCGTGAAGTGGAGCGGGTGCTGGTGCCCGAAGGCCGCGTGGTGATCTGCGGGCTCAACCCGGCCAGCCTGTGGGGCATGCGGCAGCGCCGCGCGCATCTGTACCGCAGACTCGGGTTCGGCGAGCTCTTCCTGCCCGAGGGCGGGGAGTTCATCGGCTACTGGCGCATGCGGGACTGGCTGCGGCTCCTGAGCTTCGAGGTGGAGTCGGGGCGCTTCGGCGTCTACCGGCCCGCGGTGCGCAGCGAAGCCTGGCTCGAGCGCTGCCGCTGGATGGACGCCGCCGGCGAGCGGTGGTGGCCGATCTTCGGTGCCGTGTATTTCGTGGTGGCGGTCAAGCGGGTGCGTGGCATGCGCCTGCTGAGCGCCGACTGGCGCCGCGCCGCGGCACGCGCCACGGCGCCGGTGTCGATTGCGGGCAAGATGCACAAGGCCGACCGCACCGACTGA
- a CDS encoding YbaB/EbfC family nucleoid-associated protein, which yields MFNKGQLAGLMKQAQAMQDNLKKAQEELATIEVEGESGAGLVKVVMTCKHDVKRITIDPSLLADDKDMLEDLVAAAFNAAVRKAEETSEQKMGKLTAGMPGLPPGMKLPF from the coding sequence ATGTTCAACAAAGGACAACTGGCCGGCCTCATGAAGCAGGCGCAGGCAATGCAGGACAACCTCAAGAAGGCGCAGGAAGAACTCGCCACCATCGAGGTCGAAGGCGAATCGGGCGCCGGGCTCGTCAAGGTCGTCATGACATGCAAGCACGACGTGAAGCGCATCACCATCGACCCGAGCCTCCTGGCCGACGACAAGGACATGCTCGAAGACCTGGTGGCCGCCGCCTTCAATGCAGCGGTGCGCAAGGCCGAGGAAACCAGCGAGCAGAAGATGGGCAAGCTCACGGCCGGCATGCCGGGCCTTCCGCCCGGCATGAAGCTGCCGTTCTGA
- a CDS encoding ABC transporter permease has translation MMPSLNERNARFWQLVLLAVILVGWHVASRNQQIAFFLGEPIQVAGRIWSWFLPFEVPPNLLFPDGLKGNADIYRHLGTTLLETVLAFGIGTVLGLACGLWLALAPTASLILDPYIKAANSMPRVILAPIFALWFGLGIWSKVALAVTLVFFIVFFNVYQGVREVSPVVLANAKMLGANQRQLLRTVYLPSATSWVFSSLHTSVGLAFVGAVVGEYLGSARGVGYLILQAEGTFDVNTVFAGIVVLTAFALLLDGLVGLIEKRLMKWQPRSGETEKL, from the coding sequence ATGATGCCGAGCCTCAACGAACGCAATGCACGCTTCTGGCAACTGGTGCTGCTGGCGGTCATCCTGGTGGGCTGGCATGTGGCGTCGCGCAACCAGCAGATCGCATTTTTTCTTGGCGAGCCGATACAGGTGGCGGGGCGCATCTGGAGCTGGTTCCTGCCGTTCGAGGTGCCGCCGAACCTGCTGTTCCCCGACGGCCTCAAGGGCAATGCCGACATCTACCGCCACCTGGGCACGACGCTGCTCGAAACCGTGCTGGCGTTCGGCATCGGCACCGTGCTCGGGCTGGCCTGCGGGCTGTGGCTGGCGCTCGCGCCCACGGCCAGCCTGATCCTCGACCCCTACATCAAGGCCGCCAATTCGATGCCGCGCGTGATCCTCGCGCCGATCTTCGCGCTGTGGTTTGGTCTCGGCATCTGGAGCAAGGTGGCGCTGGCCGTGACGCTGGTGTTCTTCATCGTGTTCTTCAACGTCTACCAGGGCGTGCGGGAGGTGAGCCCCGTGGTGCTGGCCAACGCGAAGATGCTGGGTGCCAACCAGCGGCAGCTGCTGCGCACCGTGTATCTGCCGAGCGCCACCAGCTGGGTGTTCTCGAGCCTTCACACGTCCGTGGGGCTGGCCTTCGTCGGCGCCGTGGTCGGCGAATACCTGGGCTCGGCCCGCGGGGTGGGCTACCTGATCCTCCAGGCCGAAGGCACCTTCGACGTGAACACCGTGTTTGCCGGCATCGTGGTGTTGACGGCCTTTGCGCTGCTGCTCGACGGCCTGGTCGGCCTGATCGAGAAACGCCTGATGAAGTGGCAGCCGCGCAGCGGAGAAACCGAGAAGCTCTAG
- the gloB gene encoding hydroxyacylglutathione hydrolase has protein sequence MTLVPLPAFADNYIWMLQDGSNAIVVDPGDAQPVFDALARDKLQLAAILVTHHHPDHTGGVAALHAATGAPVFGPARERIPEPFTPLLHGDSADVLGRRFAVIDVPGHTAGHIAYFLAASQGQAPLLFCGDTLFSGGCGRLFEGTPAQMLASLDALAALPGDTRVCCAHEYTLANLRFAMAVEPGNAELTQYTARCENLRREGLPTLPSHIATERRINPFLRSREASVLRAVREHAGLSADRAEADVFAALRQWKNDFR, from the coding sequence ATGACCCTTGTTCCGCTGCCCGCCTTCGCTGACAACTACATCTGGATGCTGCAGGACGGCTCCAACGCGATCGTGGTGGACCCGGGCGACGCTCAACCGGTGTTCGACGCGTTGGCGCGCGACAAGCTGCAGCTCGCCGCGATTCTAGTCACGCACCACCATCCGGATCACACAGGCGGCGTGGCGGCGCTCCACGCGGCCACCGGTGCGCCAGTCTTCGGTCCGGCGCGCGAACGTATTCCCGAGCCCTTCACGCCGCTCTTGCACGGCGACAGCGCCGACGTGCTCGGCAGGCGCTTCGCCGTCATCGACGTGCCCGGCCATACCGCGGGCCACATCGCCTACTTTCTGGCCGCCAGCCAGGGCCAGGCACCGCTGCTTTTTTGCGGCGACACCTTGTTCTCCGGCGGCTGCGGCCGCCTGTTCGAAGGCACGCCGGCGCAAATGCTGGCCTCGCTGGACGCGCTCGCGGCCCTGCCTGGCGACACACGCGTGTGTTGTGCGCACGAATACACACTTGCTAACCTGCGTTTCGCCATGGCGGTGGAACCCGGCAATGCCGAGCTGACTCAGTACACGGCGCGTTGCGAAAACCTGCGCAGAGAGGGCCTGCCCACGCTACCCTCGCACATCGCAACCGAGCGCCGAATCAACCCCTTTCTTCGCAGCCGCGAAGCCTCTGTCCTTCGAGCGGTGCGCGAGCACGCCGGGCTTTCCGCCGATCGGGCCGAAGCCGACGTGTTTGCCGCGCTGCGCCAATGGAAAAACGACTTCCGATGA